A genomic window from Syntrophales bacterium includes:
- a CDS encoding OST-HTH/LOTUS domain-containing protein yields the protein KQDTKLVSLLRNADEASSDESGWAHHTSVGGNIAKQTPEYDPRNYGYGKLGELVSATKLFDMEERQIGTTNSKALYVRDKRKK from the coding sequence TAAAACAGGATACAAAACTGGTAAGCCTGCTACGTAATGCAGACGAAGCATCCTCCGATGAAAGCGGGTGGGCTCATCATACATCTGTCGGCGGTAATATAGCGAAACAAACACCAGAGTATGACCCACGTAATTACGGGTATGGAAAGTTGGGCGAGCTGGTTTCTGCAACAAAGCTTTTTGACATGGAAGAAAGGCAAATAGGCACCACCAATTCAAAGGCCCTTTATGTTCGTGATAAGCGGAAGAAATAG